AATACTGGAACATGCTTGTTTTTGAGCGGCAGCCCTCCGGGACAAATTCCTCGCGGCAGGGTTAAAACCTAGGCTTGTTCGATCCCCGGCTTGAAAGGCCGGAGTTTCGACGGCAGGAAGGAGCACACTCATGAAAGGATTAAATGAACCCCGGAATTCATCGTTGATTTTTCTGTTCGCCTCCCTGCTTGTGCTGTTCATCGGCATTCCGGACAGCTTTTCGCAGACTCCAGGGCCTCCATCCACCTATGAAGCCGAGGCAGGGACGCTCAACGGCGTGGGGGTCGAAGACCGCTACCCCGGCTTCACCGGAAACGGTTACGTCGCGCAGTTCGGTCAGGCGGGCGACTCCATCGAGTTCGTCATCTCCGTTCCCCGGCAGGATTACTAGACCCTGCGCTTCCGCTTCCTGAATGGGTCGGGGTCCCCCGCTGTGAGGACTCTATTGCTCGACGGCAATAAAGTGCCGGGAACCACCCGTTTCCGCAATCAGTTCGGATTCACCGATGCGGGTCCCGGGGTGCAGTGGTTGACCCTGGACGAATCCCTGCAGCTTTCCGCCGGCGAGCACCGGATCGCCCTGGAATTCCAGTCAGGCAACGACACGGGGGAGGTGCTCATCGATCATCTGCAGGTGCTGGACGAAACCAATCCCTCCATGACCTCCACCCGCAGCCTGATGATGAACAACTGGACGGATCTGGTGGGCATCCACCATTCCTCGGTCCTGGCCCCGGACGACGACACGGAGTTCGGCCCGCGGCTGGCTGCGCTGCATTACAAGCAGGATTGGCCGGTCAACCAGATCGACGGCGCCACCGCCTATTTTCGCGACGAAAGTACCGGCCAGGCCTATACCGACGTGCACAGCTTCGATTCGGACCTCTATTTCACGGAAGACGGTCTCATGCACGTGGATTACCTGAACTACGGCGAGGAAGCACTGCCGGTGGCGATCTCCAAGGAGTATGCCATGGTGCCGAACCAGCCGATTCTGCTGGCGCGCTACCGGTTGGAGAATGTGACCGGCACGACACGGACCATCGATCTGATGGAGATGGCCGACCTGAACCCGGCCGGGGACTCCGGTCAGCAGGTCAATGCCACCTGGCATTCCGATGTGAACGCCTGGATCGCGGACCTGAGCGCGACCAACGGCACCTATCTGGTTCTGGGGACCTTCGGTTCCGTAACCAGCCACGGGGCCGGGCAGCCGGCCGAGGGGCAGACGATGGGCCAGGGGTCCGACCTGCTGGGCCAGTTTGAAAGCCAGGGGACTCTCCAGAACAACTCGAAGTCAATGCCGATGACGCTTCCATGGCGATTATCCGATCGGCAGAGATCCCTGCCGGGGAGAGTGCCGAAGTCACTTCTACTACTCCGTCCAATCGAACTTCAACGATGCCATGGCCGTGGCGCAGTGAGTAGCGGCAACCCGCAGTCCTGGTTCGATCAGACAGCCGGAGGCGTGGCGGCAGTGGCTGGCCCGCCGCTCCATCGTCAGATACGGGCGATCCCGGCGTCGACCGGGCCTACACCCGCAACCTGATTCTGCTGCGTCATTCCCAACAGCCCGAGTTCGTTTGCCGCATCCACCAACCTCGGCCTACAACTACTACTGGTCTGGCCCCGCGACGTAGCATCTCCGCCCTGTCCCTGACGGCGGCTGGGTATACATTACGCGGAGGCGGAAAAGTACCGGTTCTGGATGGCCGGGGTGCAGGAAACCGGTCCGGGCCGACTTTGGGGGCAAGACCTTCATCACCAACTTTCCCAACGGCACCTGGTACACCAACTACAGCTACTGGCAGCGGGACGAGCCGGATCGATTTCATCCAGCCCGAGCGGATTCGGTGGGCCAGTTCCTGATCGGGGCTATCATCACTGGCGGCTGCTCAACCAGGAAGACAGACCAGACAGCAGTTCCTGAACCGCATCTTATCCGGACGTGATCGATTCGGCCGAGTGGGTATCGGATAACGTCGCACCCGCAGGTCAGGAAGAGTTCGGCTTCGGACCGCCCGGCTACTCGGTGTGGGAAGAGGATTTCGAGTATGCCACCTACACCCAGGTCACCTACGCCTCGGGACTCAATGCCGCGCGGCTGCTGGCCGAGCAGATGGGGCAGAGCGAGCGGGCCCAGCGCTGGCTGGAGGACGCCCGGACCATTCGGGACAACCTGCTGGATCCGGTCGATTCGGAGCCCTGCGGCGGCATGTGGGATCCGGCCGAGCAGTATTTCATCCGCGGCATTCTGGCTCCGGCGGCCACCGATTCGGGTACATGCGAGCCGAATCCAACCCGCGTCGACGGTGCCACCAACCTGATCTGGGTGTTCGGCCTGATGGCGGTCGACGATCCCATGGTCCAGTCCCACCGGTTGAAAATACTCGATGAGCTGACCCCGCCCTACCAGCTTCCCCTCGACGAGGATGCGCTGGGCCAGTTCGAGCCGGAGGTGGACTTCGGCATGGGCATTTCGCGCTACGTCGGCGACACCTTCTACTATACCAGCGAGTTCAATCCCGGTGGGCAGCGGGAATCCACGGTGCCGATGCCCTCCTGGCCCTGGATGGGGTCCTACATGAGCATGGCCGAACACTGGCTCGGCATGGACGATCTCGCCTTCGCCCGACTCCAGTGGTACGTCAGCGTGACCGGCATCGGCTTCATGCCGACCGGAGAAGCGGTGGACTGGAACACCCAGCAGCCGCTGGTCAGCACCATGTCGCAGCCCGATGACGGGGGTTACAACATGCAGATCGCGCTGCTCAACTACCTCGATCTGTTCGATCCCCGGCTGCCGCCGCTGGATTAGACCTCATGGTTTTATGAGCACCTTCAGGACAGGATAAGTCATGAAAATCAAAAGTATCGACATTGTACCGAAGACCGCATTCAAGAGCGGATGGGACACCCAGCGGATATGGGACTGGTTTCAATCGGTGCGATTATCCCATCTCCTGACCGCCATGGCCGATGTGCTCGCCGGATATCTGATCATCGCCGGCAGCGATTTTCGCTTGAGCCTGATCGCGCCGCTGCTTCTCTCGGCCGGCTGCCTCACTGCCGCCGGCAGTATCCTGAACGAGCTGCAGGCGATGCAGGACGGCCGCCAGGAACCCGGACCTTTGCCATTTCGGCAGGGGGTGCTGCTCTGCCTGGCTCTGTTCGGCTCCGGACTGGGCGCTGCCTCGATGGCCGGAGGCGTCGCCCTTTTAGGGGCAGTGGTCGTTACAGGCCATATGGCCGCCTACTACCTGTTTTTCAAATCGGGGACAATACTCGGCCCCGCGGCCATGGGGCTTTTCCGGGCCGAGTTTCTGTTTCTCGGCATGGCGCCGGTGGTCTCCGGGGCCAACATGGTCATGCTGCTGCCCCTGCTCACCTTCGGCTATGTTTTTCTCCTGGCCTTCCTTGAGCAACAGGAGGCGCGGGAAGAACCTTCATTCTCAGGCCGTTGGATTACTGTGGGGGCGGCGGTTCTGTACCTGGCTCTTTTCGGTCTGGTTGCGGTCCATTTTCTGAAATTCGACGCGCTGCCCTTCCTGTTGCTGCTCCTGCTCTTTACCGGACCGGCCCTTTTTCGCTGCTTCCTCCGGCCGCGGTCCCTGCCTTCCCGCTCAACTGCCAACGTTCTGCTTTTTGGAATTCCGTTGCTCAGTGCCGTTTATGTCGCCGGCGTCCAGGGTTGGCTCTTCGGTATCCCGGTCGCTCTGTTCATCCTTCCCGGGTTCTGGCTCTTTTGGAAGAGGCGCGGTGACAAGCAGACATCGATTCCAGACGGGGAAGGGTAGGGCCTGAAAGAGGCAGCAGAAAAGGAGAGGAGATGGGGCTTAAATGATCTGGCCGGCGCTCCTTGCGGGAACCCTGATGATCCTGGTTTCCATCGTCGATATTTTTCTGACGGTTCTATACGCCCGCAAAGGATCGGGTCTTTTGTCTCCCCTTATGACCCGCTGGTTCTGGAGGGCCGTCAAGATCCTGTCCCAACCCCTCGGATCTTCCAGAGGCACGGCGCTGACCTTTGTCGGTCCGGCACTGGTGATTGTCCTCGCCGCGACCTGGGCTCTCCTGCTCCTGTTCGGTTTTGCCCTGATCTTCTGGCCCTGCCTCGGGGCGACGCTTCAAGCCGGCAAAGGTGCCACCTCCACAGACTTTCTAACGGCGGTCTACTACAGCGGCTTTTGCCTGACCACCCTGGGTCTTGGCGATATCGCGCCGCAAAGCGGCCTGGTCCGGCTGTTGACGGTCGCCGAGGCGGCCCTGGGTTTCTCCTTTTTCACCCTCACCATCACCTATTTCCTGTCGGTTTTCAGTGCCCTGTTGCGGCGGAACGCTTTTTCTTCCCTCGTTCATCAGAAAACCGGGCTGTCCGGCAAATCGGCCTTTCTGGTCGTCGGTCTGCTCTCCAAGTCCAGCCTCGGCGAGACCGGTCCCCACCTGCGGGAACTGGCAGCCGGAGTCGCCGACATCCTCGAGTCCGATCATTTCTACCCGGTTCTGCACTTCTTCCGCTTCCACGGCCGGCATTACGCGCTTCCCTGGACTCTCGCCATTCTCCTCGACACCGTCAGCCTTCTGCGAACCCTGCCACTGACCGCTTATCAGGAGATAGAACTGGAAGTCTGCCAGCTGGAAACAGCCTGCCGGGAACTTCTGCGTCAGTTGAGCGAGGATTTCATTGGGCGCCAGGCTGCAGGAGGCAACGGTTTTTCGACTGATACGGTTTCCCTCTGGCACGGTCACTATTCTGAAGTTCTCAGGGCTGTGCAATCCCGAGGCGCGCTGAGCGAGGAAGGAACGCCGGGCGGGGAGGAGTATGTCCAGTCCAGAAGCGAATGGCAGGCAGAGCTTGAGGAACTTTGCCATGCCATGGCTTTTGATGCCGAGGACATTCTGTGAGAGGAACCAGGTTGCGCAATACCTAAAAACGGATTTTCCTGTTAACTTCGGTAGCTTTTGCTTCGCCTTCATTTTTCTTCTGGTTAATCCCCAAAATCCTGATATCTGAGTATAAGCCCTTTCCAATCTTTCAGACGTTCGGTGTCGACCCCGCCCCGCACAATGCCCTGTTCCGGAGGGAAAATGACGGTTTTTCAAACCCGCTCCGCTTTTCACGTCATGGCCAAACCCACGGGCTCCCGTTGCAACCTGAGCTGTGCCTACTGTTTTTTCCTCAAAAAGGACCGCCTCTACCCTGGCAGCGACTTTCGCATGTCCGATGAAACCATGGAGCGGTACATTCGCCAGACCCTCGAAGCGCACCGGGTGCCCCGGGTGACGATTGCCTGGCAGGGGGGGGAGCCGACCCTGATGGGGCTCGATTTCTTTCGCCGCGCCGTGCAGGTGGAGAAGAAGTATCTCAAGCCCGGAATGAGCATCGAAAACACCCTGCAGACCAACGGCGTGCTGCTGGATGAGGAGTGGTGCAGATTTTTACACCAAAACCGGTTTCTGGTGGGACTTAGCCTCGACGGACCCCGTTTCTGTCACGATGCCTTTCGCCGCGATCGGGCGGGGAGACCGGTTTTCGACCAGGTGGTCCGGTCAGTCCGGCTGATGCAGAGGCACAAGGTCGAGTTCAATGTTCTCTGCACGGTCAATGCCGTCAATAGCCGGCACCCGCTGGACGTGTACCGGTTTTTCCGGGATGAACTGAAAGCCCCCTACCTCCAGTTCATCCCCATCGTGGAGCGGGTCAACGACACCGGGGACCAGGCCGGGACGGAGATTTCCGAGCGATCGGTGCAGCCTCGGCAGTATGGGAAGTTTCTGATCGACATCTTCGACGAATGGATTCGACGGGACGTGGGGCGCATGTTCGTGCAGTTCTTCGACGGCGTACTCGCCTCCTACCTGTGGGGGCGCTCGACCCTCTGCACTCTGGGGCCGACCTGCGGCGAAGGGGTGGCTCTGGAGCACAACGGTGACGTCTACTCCTGCGATCATTACGTGGAGCCGGCGTATCTGCTGGGAAACATCGGCCAGACCCATCTCGCCCGACTGGTCTCCTCCGAAGCCCAAGGGCGGTTCGGGGCGGCCAAATCCTCCGATCTGCCCGGCGACTGTCGAAAATGCGCCTATCTCTTTACCTGTTACGGAGAGTGCCCGAAAAACCGCGTTCTGGTCACGTCGGAGGGAGAGCCGGGCCTGAACTGGCTCTGCGAAGGGCTCAAGGCATTCTTTGCCCATACGGAAAAGCCGATGAAACAGATGGCCGAGCTGCTGCGGACAGGGCAGCCGGCCGAGCGGATCATGACCCTTGCCCGCAGTGGGCCAAAGGGTGGAAAACCAGACCACCAGAAACCGGAAAGGAGATAAACGATGGCGGACAAGAAACCGAACATCCTGATTCTCTGGGGCGATGATATCGGTTGGTGGAACATCAGCTACAACAACCGGGGTCAGATGGGCTACCGGACACCGAACATCGATCGGGTGGCCAACGAGGGGGTCGCCTTCACCGATTACTATGGCCAGCAGAGCTGCACGGCGGGCCGGGCGGCCTTCATCACAGGGCAGAATCCGATCCGCACCGGCCTGACCAAGGTGGGGATGCCCGGCGCCGACGTGGGTCTGCAGAAGGAAGACCCGACCATCGCCGAACTGCTCAAGCCTCTCGAATACGCCACGGGTCAGTTCGGCAAAAACCATCTGGGGGACAGGGACGAGTTTCTGCCCACCATGCACGGCTTCGACGAATTCTACGGCAACCTCTACCACCTGAACGCGGAGGAAGAACCCGAAGACCCCGATTATCCCCAGGACCCGGAGTTCAGGAAGCGCTTCGGCCCCCGGGGGGTGCTCCACAGCAAGGCCGATGGCAAGGGGGGGCAGACCGTCGAGGACACCGGCCCCCTGACCAGAAAGCGGATGGAGACCATCGACGACGAGGTCACCGAGCAAGCGCTCCGTTTCATGGAGGAGGCCCACAAGGACGGCAAACCGTTTTTCCTCTGGTACAACACGACCGCGATGCACTTCCGGACCCATCGGGCCGACAAGCACAAGGGCAAGAGCGGGCAGGGCGCCTACAACGACGTCATGGTCGCCCATGACGAACATATCGGGCAGATGCTCGACAAGCTCGACCAGCTCGGCATCGCCGACGACACCATCGTCATGTACTCCACCGACAACGGCCCTCACTACAACACCTGGCCGGATGGGGCCATCACGCCATTTCGCAGCGAAAAGAACACCAACTGGGAGGGGGCGTGGCGGGTGCCGGCCTTCGTGCGCTGGCCGAGTCGCTTCAAGCCGGGGACGGTCCTCAACGGCATCGTCTCCCATCAGGACTGGCTGCCGACCCTTCTGGCCGCCGTGGGGGAACCGGACGTCAAGGAAAAGCTTCTCAACGGACACAAGGCTGGGGAAAAAACCTTCAAGGTGCACATCGACGGCCAGAACATGCTGCCCTACCTGAGCGGGGAGGTTGAGGAAAGTCCCCGCAAATCCTTCTTCTATATCAGTGACGACGGCGACATCCTGGCGATCCGCATGGAGGACTGGAAAGTCGTGCTGATGGAGCAGAGGGCGAAGACACTGATGTGCTGGCTCGAGCCCTTCGTGAATTTACGGGCGCCCAAGCTCTTTCATCTGCGGCGGGACCCCTTCGAGCGGGCGGACGAAAATTCCAATACCTATTTCGACTGGTACATCACGCACGCCTACACCATCTATGCCATGCAGGCGGTGGTGGCGAAACAGATAGAGAATTTCAAGGAATTCCCGCCCCGCCAGAAACCGGCGTCCTTCAACCTGGATGCCGTCCTGAGGACGTTGCAGGAGGCTGGAGGAGGTGGCATGCATTAAGTTAAAAAGAGCTCTACCTGCGGCTCCCGTGAAACGACCGTAGGATCTCCTCGTCGATCTGGCGGTTGATGTGCTTTTCGGGGCTCACATCCACCTGTCTCGCGGCCTCGGTTGCTGATCTCCGAGGCCGCTTCTCCGGATCGCCCGGCTTGCCCTCGGGCGCGATTCTGACTTCCCGCTGCGGCGAAGGCATCCTGATGCCCGCCTCGTCCAGGGCCATCTTCAGGATCCGCTTGGCCTCGCTGCGCACCTTCCGAAAGCTGTAGTTGCGCTGGTCCACCCACAGGTGAAAGCGCACGAGCATGGCATACTCGCCGAAATCCTCGACGCGCATGAAAGGTTCCGGGTCGTGCAGAACGCCCGTCATGGCGGCCAGCGCTCCGCAGCCCACCTCACGGACGTGGTCGAGGTCCTCCCCGGTGTCGACGCCCACGCTGAAGTTGCATTCCCTTTCCGGGTTCCTGGAGTAGTTGACGGTCACGCTTCGAAAGACCTCGGCGTTGGGGATGCGCACGTGGTTGCCCTCGTAGGTCATGAGGATAAGTTCGCGCATGCCCATTCTCACCAGCTTGCCCTCGTTCTGACAGATGTCCACGCGATCGCCGACGGAAAAGAGGCTGCGCGAGGAGAGCAGAAACCCAGCAAGATAATTTTCAGCGATGTCGCGAAAGGCGAAACCGAGCGCGAGACCGATAAGGCCTGCTGCGCCGACAATGGCGCCCACAAGGGCGGTCAGTCCCAAAATGTAGAGGGCGAGGATGATGCCCGCGAAGATCATCAGGCGCGACATGACCCGGCGCAGGAAAATCTGCCTGAGCCGGTTGCTGCTCATGCGGGAATACAGCCATTCCCAGCGGGCGATGGCACTGCCCACCCCCCAGAAAACGACCACAATGGCGGTGGCCAATATGAGGAGCGGAAGCAGTCGCTGTAACCATGCCATCCCGCTCTCGAGTTTGCGCAGAACGGGCTCGAACCGAATGTCGAAACGGGGCTCTATGAGGATTTCGTCCACCACGTAGACGACCCCTTCGAAACGCGAGACCAGACGCTCGGCAGCCTGGGAGTCGACGATCCTGTCGGCCCGACCGGTGAGCCTGACGACTCCCGAACGCGACTCGGCCCGGATGTCCCGAAAGTCCGGAATGACGCCAAGCACCGCATTGATCCGTTCTTCCAGCCGCTGGTCGGGAACGGCATTCAGGGGGATCGAGGCTTCCTGCTGACTTGCTTCACCCGGTTCACCGGATATCTCGAACCCACCCTGCACTGCCAGGGCCGACGGGAGCCCCATGGTGAGAAAGGCCATTGCAAGCGGCACTACGATTCTCAACCGCTTCATCGCAAGCCCTCCTCCTAGAATAAAGCCTTGAAGAGCATCTCCAGCAACTCCTCGACAGGGATCTCGATCAACACCAGGGGAAGCATGGGTACGAGAGCGACGATAACCAGAGAGAGCATCTGCCGCAGCGTGAAGGGAAAGGGGTGCATTTTGCGGATGATCTCGAGCGTGGTGTCCAGCGCCGCGAGGGTTTGAATATCAACCGTCCCCAGAATCTCGGGTGATTCATAAGCCTGGCCCTCTACCCACTTGTCGGCGAAGTGCCGGTTGTACTCCAATGTCATGAGGCTGTAGGCGTGCATCTCGGTGTATTTAACGGCAAAGAGCGCCGGGCTGAACAGGAGGAGGGGTCCGAACACGACTGCAAGACAGAGCAGGACATAGAGCACGGCCACGGCAAATAACTCGGCATGTTGGACGCCCTCATAAAAAATCATGCGTTGAGCAAAGCTGCCTGAAAGCACGCACCCCATGGCAAAGACGATAGTTTTCAGCGTTGCCTGCTCCAGCCCGAGAAAACCCAGACCGCCTGCGTAATCCGCGTGCACGGGGTACAGGCGCAGTTTAAGCCGGGAAACGTTCCAGAGAAAGAGGGTCCAGATGAGCAGGCGCCAGATCCAGCGGAGGAGTAAAAAATGGAACAGTGTCAGGTTGACCACAACGTTCCACCATCCCGCCAGGGTCAGGTTTCCATCCTTCCCCAACTGCCAGTTGGAAACGGAGGCGGGCAGATCGAAAACCGGACCCACCAAGGTTCCGGCCAGGGATACGAGGAGGAGCAGGAGCTCCACCAGTCGGGAATCCCGCATGCGGCCGGCTTTTCCAACGGCGACCATGAAGCGGGGGATTTCGTTCTGCGGCACCATATTGGAGCGCACGAAGTGATTGGCCGCCATGGACCAGCGTCTGTTGACGATTGGCTCGGCAAGAATCAGGAGCGGTATCGCGACAAGCAGGCGGGCATGAGCCTTGATGGCGAGCAAGAAGGGAACCTGGACCGCATCGCCCATCAGCAGCCCCTGGGTGAGGGTCAGCACAACCAGGGGGAGCCAGGTGATGAGCACGGAAAGAGCTGCCGCCCGCCAAGTTTCGTCATGGTCCAGGTCGATCAGCCTCGCTCGCCGCAGAAGTTTGTAGAATGGACCCCCCTGGAAAAGAAAAAGGGAGGTGTCCCTGGTGCCGTTCATGGTTCTGTCCCATTTTGCAAAGGCCGGAGGCCTGGTTCCGCTCAATTGGGTTTCCCTCAGGGCAGCATTACGGAGAACTGTGCCCGCAGACCCCAGCCCTCGGGACCGAAGTCGGGGGAGTCGAGCCAGTAGCGGGCTCCGACCCCGAACTGGAGCGGTACGCCGCCAATCTTCATCAGTTGGCTGACCCGGAAGTTGAGGGGTACGAGCCACTGCTCGGACTCCCAATCGTAGGTGGCGTCGGTTGACAGGGTGAAGGATGTCAGGGTCGGTGCGACAAAGGTGATCTGGGGCTGGAGAATGGTCAGGTTGACCTCCCGGTCGTCCGGGCCGGCGAAGGACCAGAAATGATCGACCAGCATGCCGTAGATCCAGGGTCCGGCGTATCTGAAGGCCCCGGCCGAGGGTCCGACGGCCCATTGGTCCAGCCCGAGGACGTCTTTTGACGCGGTGGGAAAAAGCCAGACCGGG
The genomic region above belongs to Syntrophotaleaceae bacterium and contains:
- a CDS encoding ion channel — translated: MIWPALLAGTLMILVSIVDIFLTVLYARKGSGLLSPLMTRWFWRAVKILSQPLGSSRGTALTFVGPALVIVLAATWALLLLFGFALIFWPCLGATLQAGKGATSTDFLTAVYYSGFCLTTLGLGDIAPQSGLVRLLTVAEAALGFSFFTLTITYFLSVFSALLRRNAFSSLVHQKTGLSGKSAFLVVGLLSKSSLGETGPHLRELAAGVADILESDHFYPVLHFFRFHGRHYALPWTLAILLDTVSLLRTLPLTAYQEIELEVCQLETACRELLRQLSEDFIGRQAAGGNGFSTDTVSLWHGHYSEVLRAVQSRGALSEEGTPGGEEYVQSRSEWQAELEELCHAMAFDAEDIL
- a CDS encoding anaerobic sulfatase maturase, whose translation is MTVFQTRSAFHVMAKPTGSRCNLSCAYCFFLKKDRLYPGSDFRMSDETMERYIRQTLEAHRVPRVTIAWQGGEPTLMGLDFFRRAVQVEKKYLKPGMSIENTLQTNGVLLDEEWCRFLHQNRFLVGLSLDGPRFCHDAFRRDRAGRPVFDQVVRSVRLMQRHKVEFNVLCTVNAVNSRHPLDVYRFFRDELKAPYLQFIPIVERVNDTGDQAGTEISERSVQPRQYGKFLIDIFDEWIRRDVGRMFVQFFDGVLASYLWGRSTLCTLGPTCGEGVALEHNGDVYSCDHYVEPAYLLGNIGQTHLARLVSSEAQGRFGAAKSSDLPGDCRKCAYLFTCYGECPKNRVLVTSEGEPGLNWLCEGLKAFFAHTEKPMKQMAELLRTGQPAERIMTLARSGPKGGKPDHQKPERR
- a CDS encoding arylsulfatase, whose product is MADKKPNILILWGDDIGWWNISYNNRGQMGYRTPNIDRVANEGVAFTDYYGQQSCTAGRAAFITGQNPIRTGLTKVGMPGADVGLQKEDPTIAELLKPLEYATGQFGKNHLGDRDEFLPTMHGFDEFYGNLYHLNAEEEPEDPDYPQDPEFRKRFGPRGVLHSKADGKGGQTVEDTGPLTRKRMETIDDEVTEQALRFMEEAHKDGKPFFLWYNTTAMHFRTHRADKHKGKSGQGAYNDVMVAHDEHIGQMLDKLDQLGIADDTIVMYSTDNGPHYNTWPDGAITPFRSEKNTNWEGAWRVPAFVRWPSRFKPGTVLNGIVSHQDWLPTLLAAVGEPDVKEKLLNGHKAGEKTFKVHIDGQNMLPYLSGEVEESPRKSFFYISDDGDILAIRMEDWKVVLMEQRAKTLMCWLEPFVNLRAPKLFHLRRDPFERADENSNTYFDWYITHAYTIYAMQAVVAKQIENFKEFPPRQKPASFNLDAVLRTLQEAGGGGMH
- a CDS encoding mechanosensitive ion channel family protein; protein product: MKRLRIVVPLAMAFLTMGLPSALAVQGGFEISGEPGEASQQEASIPLNAVPDQRLEERINAVLGVIPDFRDIRAESRSGVVRLTGRADRIVDSQAAERLVSRFEGVVYVVDEILIEPRFDIRFEPVLRKLESGMAWLQRLLPLLILATAIVVVFWGVGSAIARWEWLYSRMSSNRLRQIFLRRVMSRLMIFAGIILALYILGLTALVGAIVGAAGLIGLALGFAFRDIAENYLAGFLLSSRSLFSVGDRVDICQNEGKLVRMGMRELILMTYEGNHVRIPNAEVFRSVTVNYSRNPERECNFSVGVDTGEDLDHVREVGCGALAAMTGVLHDPEPFMRVEDFGEYAMLVRFHLWVDQRNYSFRKVRSEAKRILKMALDEAGIRMPSPQREVRIAPEGKPGDPEKRPRRSATEAARQVDVSPEKHINRQIDEEILRSFHGSRR